One genomic window of Magnolia sinica isolate HGM2019 chromosome 3, MsV1, whole genome shotgun sequence includes the following:
- the LOC131238715 gene encoding uncharacterized protein LOC131238715 isoform X1, translating into MVFLINTHISSPYTHYFSLFLEDFTLPGSCSCFCFWTLVFTDMGGENSKKTKNSDHYVSRMLGWISSKVNGVTRHHLEGAAATIIFACLFVFVSKNKSMEHWQSKGHSHRTLRRSQSLGALHGGRVAIQRILDAQHASVNPKVLDEAEEELNALLDKDHSDQINFSELQSVVAKLEMSGKEVQ; encoded by the exons ATGGTATTCCTCATAAATACACATATAAGTAGCCCATACACCCATTATTTCTCATTATTTCTTGAAGATTTTACACTGCCTGGCTCTTGCTCTTGCTTTTGCTTTTGGACACTTGTTTTCACAG ATATGGGTGGAGAAAATAGTAAGAAGACCAAAAATTCAGACCACTATGTCTCTCGCATGCTAGGTTGGATTAGCTCAAAGGTCAATGGTGTGACCAGGCACCATCTCGAGGGAGCGGCAGCTACCATTATCTTTGCATGCCTCTTTGTGTTTGTGTCAAAAAATAAATCCATGGAACATTGGCAGAGTAAGGGTCACAGCCATCGCACTCTACGTAGGTCCCAGTCACTCGGAGCGCTCCATGGTGGTAGAGTGGCCATTCAGAGGATCTTGGATGCGCAACATGCATCGGTCAATCCAAAGGTTCTTGATGAGGCTGAGGAAGAGTTGAATGCCCTACTGGACAAGGACCATTCAGACCAGATAAATTTCTCTGAATTGCAG AGCGTTGTGGCGAAGCTCGAAATGAGTGGAAAAGAAGTTCAATGA